A stretch of Mytilus edulis chromosome 11, xbMytEdul2.2, whole genome shotgun sequence DNA encodes these proteins:
- the LOC139494492 gene encoding uncharacterized protein produces the protein MTKKKAIRVGHRGATRRLISKIEEELEKETTQRDEIESLCETLKKKRDILSELDNEILEEIAEENMEAEIEDSDRYVLDIERILTKVRNSSSSKQKNKSNQTSSNQNLNPNAADFVFINSTSTCNTPHPMQNNDMQYRSSMSATNSSIYHKLPKLNLPYFNGNLLNWQPFWDAYQSTIHDNQTQTDVQKFTYLQNQIQGIAAQCIAGLPLTSANYYQAVSILRERFGQNHKITNAYIQNLIDLPAPRSNADSLRNFSDRIECSIRGLESLGTNESTFGAILTPIIYNKLPSDVRKNITRDRGNDDWDIESLRTAIKREVCVQVAGQSTGTSNEDLEILPTASFIAETFPGKNRKQSRNKCLFCEESHHPNTCKNVKDVEKRIEIVKRKKTKSQREIKALPYLHGVRLAHPICAEDKFNISLLIGADYYWSIVEDEIIRGNGPTAVKSKIGYLLSGPVLTKNGSTSKQSAMMNILTDHRAVVCDLEKFWNLESLGVSGSDNIRSQSEVVKEYGEKSIILENGKYTAKLPWKPDFLPLPHNMELVKQRTGSVIRRLANKPDLLKMYGDIIMEQERRHFIEKVEETKLPTDRPVHYIPHHPVVKESSTTPIRIVYDCSCKDGRDNPSLNECLESHPPVMNDITGILMRFRAKKYATTSDLEKAFLQIQLDEKDRDATRFLWLSDPTNTSSPLITYRFKSVLFGATCSPFILSATLLKHFKGNPGKLSDTLENGLYVDNILTSFDNENSVIDYYRRSRELLTKGGFNLRSWNSNSPKLQEIASKEQTLDKDELTKILGMQWNAKSDKLFYQSNMFEMDKKGKLTKRYILRQSSKIFDPLGLLSPVTVKAKIFMQSLWKLNLEWDEILPEDIQSKWILISRDLASSLETEIHRSTQTQNENNRNLPTLHVFTDASTHAYGACAYIMYDRKPTIVMAKNRVAPIKTITLPKLELMGAVIGARLADHICKNFPETFSEIQFWSDSQIVLSWLASVKPQRQFIKNRIEEIKSVCGDNIWRYCPTKDNPADLLTRGITSEELQKNEIWFSGPKWLNSKEDWPTWNGNNVTSSVCTTMSENDDKIETMENNQNVCIGIGEIIDIERYNSYSKLTRITAYVMRFATNCRATETERKKDLLRIDEIENAKFLWIRYKQGKIFSDEINCIDNSTKRKTLVRQLKLFLDEKQLLRCGGRRIDNATVGETVKFPYMLPAKDRLTHLIVLEAHEKTLHSGINITLAYIQQTFWIPKLRQCVKSILMKCVTCRKVIGKSYPAPEIPPLPKERVQDATPFSITGVDFTGALTIRNRHNEESKAYICLFTCAVTRAVHLELVYDLSEESFLLCFRRFVSRRSVPKIMMSDNALTFKAASNEISRLCNSRKVKENIQNYGIEWKFIPNRAPWFGGMWERMIGLTKTSLKKVLGRAHVNDETLRTVLTEIEATLNDRPVTYISTDIRDPEPLTPSHLIHGRRITTLPYVSSNSAIDNLNVCELTHTNLNNQAIRQRQLIENFWTRWKGEYLTSLREYHQRAGVDVRKIKEGDVVQIHDESKRVHWKLGVVQDTIKGKDGLVRVAMVRTNSGVTNRPVTKLYPLEVNSMECYLRRSERRN, from the exons ATGACGAAAAAGAAAGCCATTAGAGTGGGTCATCGAGGAGCCACACGGAGattaatttcaaagattgaaGAGGAATTAGAGAAAGAAACAACACAACGCGACGAAATAGAAAGCCTATGTGAAACTTTGAAGAAGAAGAGGGATATTCTTTCGGAACTTGATAATGAAATATTAGAGGAGATTGCAGAGGAAAACATGGAAGCAGAGATAGAAGACTCAGATCGGTATGTTTTAGATATAGAACGAATTTTGACAAAAGTACGCAATTCATCAAgttcaaaacagaaaaacaaatcaaatcaaactaGCTCTAATCAGAACTTAAATCCAAATGCagcagattttgtttttatcaactcCACATCTACATGTAATACTCCACATCCCATGCAGAATAATGATATGCAATACAGATCGTCAATGAGCGCAACAAATTCTAGCATCTACCACAAGCTACCAAAATTGAATCTACCATATTTTAATGGCAATTTGTTAAACTGGCAACCTTTCTGGGATGCGTATCAATCAACAATACACGATAACCAAACACAAACAGACGTGCAGAAATTTACGTATTTGCAAAATCAAATTCAGGGAATAGCCGCGCAATGTATCGCCGGTTTACCACTCACAAGTGCAAATTACTATCAAGCCGTATCAATACTGAGAGAGAGGTTTGGTCAGAACCACAAAATCACGAACgcatatattcaaaatttaattgatttaccCGCACCGAGGTCAAACGCAGACAGTTTGAGAAATTTTTCCGACAGAATTGAGTGTAGCATACGCGGATTAGAATCGTTAGGAACAAACGAGAGTACATTTGGAGCCATTCTTACGCCTATTATATACAATAAGTTGCCGTCCGATGTACGAAAAAACATAACCCGAGACCGCGGAAACGACGACTGGGACATCGAATCATTGAGAACAGCCATAAAGAGGGAAGTATGCGTACAGGTCGCAGGACAATCTACAGGTACAAGTAATgaagatttagaaattttaccGACCGCTTCGTTTATTGCCGAAACATTTCCCggaaagaacagaaaacagtcacgtaataaatgtttattttgtgaagaatcccACCATCCAAATACATGCAAAAACGTGAAAGATGTTGAGAAACGAATAGAAATTGTGAAGCGAAAAAAG ACAAAATCCCAAAGGGAAATCAAAGCACTGCCATACTTACATGGTGTACGACTCGCACATCCGATATGCGCAGAAGACAAGTTTAACATATCTTTATTGATTGGCGCAGACTATTACTGGTCAATAGTTGAAGATGAAATAATAAGAGGAAATGGACCGACCGCAGTTAAGTCGAAAATTGGTTATCTCTTGTCAGGACCCGTACTAACTAAGAACGGAAGTACTTCAAAACAATCGGCAATGATGAATATTTTGACTGATCACAGAGCCGTTGTTTGCGACTTGGAAAAGTTTTGGAACTTAGAATCGTTGGGGGTTTCAGGAAGCGATAATATTAGAAGTCAGTCTGAAGTTGTAAAAGAATACGGAGAAAAGTCTATTATACTAGAAAATGGAAAGTACACAGCTAAGTTACCATGGAAACCAGATTTCCTTCCTCTGCCGCATAACATGGAATTGGTTAAACAGAGGACAGGTAGCGTTATTAGACGTTTAGCAAATAAACCTGATTTACTTAAAATGTATGGAGATATCATAATGGAGCAGGAGAgaagacattttattgaaaaggTTGAGGAAACAAAACTTCCTACCGATCGACCCGTACATTATATCCCACATCACCCTGTTGTCAAGGAGTCATCTACTACACCAATACGCATTGTTTATGATTGTAGCTGTAAAGATGGAAGAGATAATCCAAGTCTAAATGAATGCTTAGAATCACACCCACCTGTTATGAATGACATTACGGGAATACTTATGAGATTTCGCGCTAAGAAATATGCTACAACTTCAGATTTAGAAAAGGCATTTCTACAAATACAGCTCGACGAGAAAGACCGAGATGCAACGAGGTTCTTATGGCTAAGCGATCCTACAAACACATCAAGTCCGCTAATAACATATCGCTTCAAGTCCGTACTTTTCGGAGCTACATGTTCGCCATTCATTTTAAGCGCCACACTTCTCAAGCACTTTAAGGGAAATCCGGGGAAACTTTCAGATACACTTGAAAATGGTTTGTATGTGGACAACATTTTAACTAGCTTTGATAACGAAAATAGCGTAATAGATTATTACAGGAGATCGAGAGAATTACTTACGAAAGGCGGATTCAACCTACGCTCTTGGAATTCAAACAGTCCAAAATTACAAGAAATCGCTAGCAAAGAACAAACTTTAGACAAAGATGAGCTTACTAAAATTCTTGGTATGCAATGGAACGCTAAATCGGACAAGTTGTTTTATCAAAGTAACATGTTCGAGATGGACAAAAAAGGAAAACTAACTAAACGATATATTTTACGGCAATCATCCAAGATTTTCGATCCGTTAGGACTATTAAGCCCAGTTACTGTAAAAGCGAAAATCTTTATGCAATCACTTTGGAAGCTTAATTTGGAGTGGGACGAAATATTACCGGAAGATATCCAATCAAAATGGATATTAATTTCACGAGATCTGGCATCGAGCTTAGAAACAGAGATTCATCGAAGTACTCAGACACAAAACGAGAATAATAGAAATTTACCAACTCTTCATGTATTTACCGATGCTTCAACTCATGCGTACGGCGCATGCGCGTACATCATGTATGACAGAAAACCAACAATCGTAATGGCAAAGAATCGAGTTGCGCCTATCAAGACTATAACTTTACCAAAACTAGAGCTCATGGGGGCTGTAATTGGAGCAAGacttgctgatcatatttgcaaAAACTTTCCGGAAACTTTCAGTGAAATACAATTTTGGAGTGATAGTCAAATCGTACTTAGTTGGCTTGCATCCGTAAAACCACAGagacaatttatcaaaaatagaattgaagaaattaaaagtgtgtgTGGAGATAATATATGGAGATATTGCCCTACGAAAGACAATCCCGCAGATCTGCTTACACGTGGTATAACATCTGAAGAATTGCAAAAGAATGAAATATGGTTTAGTGGACCTAAATGGTTAAACAGCAAAGAAGATTGGCCGACATGGAACGGAAACAATGTAACGTCTAGTGTATGTACAACAATGTCGGAGAACgatgacaaaattgaaacaatggaGAATAATCAAAATGTATGTATTGGTATAGGAGAAATCATAGATATCGAAAGGTACAATTCTTATAGTAAGTTAACCCGAATTACCGCATATGTAATGAGATTCGCAACAAACTGCAGAGCAACGGAAACTGAACGAAAGAAAGATTTATTACGTATTGATGAAATTGAAAATGCAAAATTCCTatggataagatataaacaaggtaaaatatttagtgaCGAAATAAATTGTATAGATAATTCTACAAAACGTAAAACACTTGTGCGACAATTAAAGCTCTTTCTAGACGAAAAGCAATTATTACGTTGTGGTGGCCGCCGAATAGACAATGCGACAGTAGGAGAAACAGTCAAGTTTCCATATATGTTACCGGCTAAGGACCGTCTTACACATTTGATAGTGTTAGAAGCACACGAGAAAACACTACATTCAGGTATAAATATCACTCTAGCATACATACAACAAACATTTTGGATTCCGAAATTAAGACAGTGTGTGAAATCTATATTGATGAAATGTGTAACGTGCCGAAAAGTAATTGGAAAATCTTATCCCGCACCAGAAATTCCACCATTACCAAAGGAGAGAGTTCAAGATGCTACACCCTTTAGCATAACCGGTGTAGACTTCACAGGAGCGTTAACGATAAGGAACAGACACAACGAAGAATCGAAGGCTTACATTTGCCTATTTACATGTGCTGTCACTCGCGCAGTACACTTGGAATTAGTTTACGATCTCAGCGAAGAATCTTTTTTATTGTGTTTCCGGAGATTTGTAAGTCGACGATCAGTGCCGAAAATAATGATGTCAGACAATGCGCTAACATTTAAAGCTGCTTCAAACGAAATTTCACGACTTTGCAATTCTAGaaaagttaaagaaaatattcagaaTTATGGCATTGAATGGAAATTCATCCCAAATAGAGCTCCATGGTTCGGGGGCATGTGGGAAAGAATGATTGGCTTAACAAAAACATCACTTAAGAAAGTATTAGGACGTGCACATGTCAACGATGAGACTCTAAGGACTGTATTAACAGAGATCGAAGCCACACTCAACGATCGACCAGTGACGTATATTTCAACAGATATCAGAGATCCGGAGCCGCTTACACCATCCCATCTTATACATGGACGTAGGATAACAACTTTACCGTATGTATCGTCAAATAGTGCTATTGACAATCTAAATGTATGTGAATTAACACACACAAACTTGAACAATCAAGCGATACGACAGAGACAATTGATTGAGAACTTCTGGACAAGATGGAAAGGAGAATATCTTACTTCATTGCGAGAATATCACCAAAGAGCTGGAGTCGACGTTCGGAAGATTAAAGAAGGCGATGTCGTCCAGATACACGACGAATCGAAGCGCGTGCATTGGAAACTTGGAGTTGTGCAGGACACTATTAAAGGCAAGGACGGTTTAGTTCGCGTTGCTATGGTGCGTACCAATTCAGGAGTTACAAATCGACCCGTGACGAAACTCTACCCATTAGAAGTCAACAGCATGGAATGTTATCTGAGACGAAGTGAACGAAGAAACTAA
- the LOC139494491 gene encoding uncharacterized protein, whose translation MSSPESKELMKLFKCSTDIATQVVCAFVDTKVLPQHGGSFYKYLEDEKHFFYHQWEKKKIACCDCPAAGCTIHRVKKMENWMFNTFYDDTGHVHRNHFLKTGQTTQQICLHKYVARNIRLDNLDITILCFILLCSGTLTVTEKLAVETIQNKRNMICHTWSTKCFSMTQLNDIWTEIESAACSLTNPYMRHIIQSQIQSIKQCDIEKEEITLLTSKIDEINALLEEVNRKIPINSNTNIEDKLTQLYVRKTEDIKQHTSQHVNQVQQALSKEIKETAQKERKELEVSFRHMIDNLSMSVKYDRQVNVLVPQDMFKGPLERPVLWQFATPPGWDIEEVEAKLTDPLFQDEMVKIKFVKRGSLIMMTTISATILIDQKAFETAVKSFLNKLVEVCHINTKVHAKVSIRIHLLDPSVVQLSFEDPNQNVQRENKLSQTDMTALDIDTMKTKRNERKKRNRKYIGLLSIAILMIHNYSLDGSVLMMDSFYAVCIPPPPDPPNPNF comes from the exons ATGAGTAGTCCAGAGAGTAAAGAACTGATGAAGCTTTTCAAATGCTCAACTGATATAGCAACACAAGTGGTTTGTGCGTTTGTTGACACAAAAGTTTTACCACAACACGGAGGTAGTTTTTATAAGTAccttgaagatgaaaaacattttttctacCACCAATGGGAAAAGAAAAAAATCGCATGCTGTGATTGTCCGGCTGCGGGATGTACTATTCATCGagtgaaaaaaatggaaaattggatgtttaatactttttatgatgacaCTGGTCATGTTCATCGTAATCACTTTCTGAAAACAGGACAAACAACGCAACAAATATGCCTACATAAATATGTGGCACGAAACATACGTTTAGATAACCTGGACATCACTATACTGTGTTTCATTTTACTGTGCTCGGGTACATTAACTGTAACAGAAAAGTTAGCAGTAGAAACGATTCAAAACAAACGAAATATGATATGCCATACTTGGTCAACGAAATGCTTTTCAATGACGCAGTTAAATGATATATGGACAGAAATTGAATCTGCGGCTTGTTCTTTGACAAATCCGTATATGAGGCACATAATACAATCACAAATACAGTCTATAAAAcaatgtgatattgaaaaagaagAGATCACACTACTAACAAGTAAAATAGATGAAATCAATGCA TTGCTGGAGGAAGTAAACAGAAAAATACCAATAAACAGCAACACTAATATTGAAGACAAATTAACACAACTATATGTACGGAAAACTGAAGATATCAAACAACATACGAGTCAACATGTTAATCAGGTACAACAAGCTCtgtcaaaagaaataaaagagaCTGCTCAAAAGGAAAGAAAGGAATTGGAAG TGAGTTTCCGTCATATGATAGACAACCTCTCAATGTCAGTTAAATATGACAGACAGGTGAATGTGCTTGTACCACAGGATATGTTTAAAG GTCCTCTAGAACGTCCTGTATTGTGGCAATTTGCTACTCCACCAGGATGGGATATAGAAGAAGTTGAGGCAAAGTTGACAGACCCATTATTCCAAGACGagatggtaaaaataaaatttgtgaaaAGAGGATCTTTAATCATGATGACAACAATTTCAGCGACCATATTGATAGACCAAAAAGCTTTTGAAACTGCAGTCAAATCGTTTCTTAACAAACTTGTAGAAGTGTGTCACATCAATACAAAAGTACATGCAAAAGTATCAATAAGAATACATTTGTTGGATCCTAGTGTAG taCAATTGAGCTTTGAAGATCCAAATCAAAACGTGCAAAGGGAGAACAAACTCAGTCAAACTGATATGACCGCATTGGATATCGATA CCATGAAAACGAAAAGAAACG aaagaaagaaaagaaaccGTAAGTACATCGGTTTACTATCTATTGCAATACTAATGATTCATAATTATTCGTTAG ATGGGAGTGTACTAATGATGGACTCGTTTTATGCAGTATGTATACCACCACCGCCAGATCCACCTAATCCGAATTTCTAA